A genomic segment from Stegostoma tigrinum isolate sSteTig4 chromosome 1, sSteTig4.hap1, whole genome shotgun sequence encodes:
- the cdc25b gene encoding M-phase inducer phosphatase 2 isoform X1, translating into MSGVTSPPRQPRRSFGPGQVPGRRPQPPPPSLPLEKGRSCKALFSEPPVLSPVTNLALNMVNLTGLGSNCDTPKRRPSGSPLLKTLSSESDAGLCMDSPSPMDEKAISETFEKAILESGKVVAKKFPIRRINSLPMRLLGSSPALKSSQCNSLDLEVFHEGSGGILTTDKNKENEGFEFKKPAHPVSRNRLCTFSSGNRQDQRPSSAPALMFLPCMGDTSADVSPILLRRSSLTSSVDDEDDGFLEFLDEDIENDADVPSGMTNLLTAPLVARKENSLETMNDETPNKLSCADNFKSPTLCPEMRSILKRVDRPRDEETPVKNKRRRSLAGLTEETSADNVKQHSLLRSKSFCGAEIEKVLQIDDCRHMIGDFTKPYILPTVEGRHQELQYITAEMVVQLVNGKFDEFVERFLLFDCRYPYEYEGGHIKGALNLHMEDEVESFLLKKPIVPVDEAKRVIIIFHCEFSSERAPRMCRFLREKDREVNGTDYPKLHYPELYVLKGGYKEFFPKFKLYCEPQSYRPMNHEDFKEDLRKFRFKSRTWAGERSKRDMYSRLKKL; encoded by the exons ATGAGCGGGGTCACCAGTCCCCCTCGGCAGCCGCGCCGGAGCTTCGGCCCCGGTCAGGTCCCCGGGAGGCGGCCGCAGCCGCCGCCACCGTCCCTCCCGCTGGAGAAAGGCCGCTCGTGTAAGGCCCTGTTCTCCGAGCCTCCGGTGCTGTCGCCGGTAACCAACCTGGCGTTGAACATGGTCAATCTGACTGGCCTGGGCAG CAATTGTGATACACCGAAACGCAGGCCAAGTGGGTCCCCATTACTCAAGACACTCTCATCTGAATCTGATGCAG GGCTTTGTATGGATTCTCCAAGTCCAATGGATGAAAAGGCAATCAGTGAAAC GTTTGAAAAAGCAATATTAGAATCTGGCAAAGTGGTTGCCAA AAAATTCCCCATAAGAAGAATAAACTCCCTCCCG ATGAGACTTCTAGGATCCAGTCCTGCATTGAAGTCAAGCCAGTGTAATTCTCTGGATTTGGAAGTGTTTCATGAAGGAAGTGGTGGTATCCTCACAActgacaaaaacaaagaaaac GAAGGATTTGAGTTCAAAAAGCCAGCTCATCCAGTTTCTCGAAACCgtctctgtaccttctctagtGGGAATAGACAAGATCAGAGACCGAGCTCTGCACCTGCATTAATG tTTTTGCCTTGTATGGGTGATACATCAGCTGATGTTAGTCCAATCCTCCTACGCAGATCATCACTAACATCTTCAGTTGATGATGAAGATGATGGGTTTTTGGAGTTCCTTGATGAAGATATTGAG AATGATGCTGATGTGCCTTCTGGCATGACCAATTTACTGACTGCTCCACTCGTGGCTAGAAAGGAGAACTCACTGGAAACTATGAATGAT GAAACTCCAAATAAATTGTCCTGTGCTGATAACTTCAAATCTCCGACTCTGTGCCCTGAAATGAGGTCCATCCTCAAGCGGGTGGATCGGCCCAGAGATGAAGAGACCCCGGTCAAGAATAAACGGAGGAGAAGTCTTGCTGGCTTAACAGAAGAAACAAGCGCTGACAATGTG AAGCAGCATTCTCTATTGCGGTCCAAATCTTTCTGTGGTGCAGAAATTGAGAAAGTACTCCAAATTGATGATTGCAGACACATGATTGGCGATTTCACAAAG CCATATATATTGCCTACTGTGGAGGGAAGACACCAAGAGTTACAATATATAACGGCAGAGATG GTAGTTCAGTTGGTGAATGGGAAATTTGATGAATTTGTCGAGAGATTCCTGCTTTTTGATTGTCGATATCCATATGAGTATGAAGGGGGACACATTAAA GGTGCCCTTAATTTGCACATGGAGGACGAGGTGGAGAGTTTTCTGCTAAAGAAACCCATTGTTCCAGTTGATGAAGCTAAGAGAGTGATTATAATTTTCCATTGTGAGTTCTCATCTGAGCGAGCCCCAAGAAT GTGCCGTTTCCTGCGTGAAAAAGATCGTGAGGTGAATGGCACAGATTACCCAAAACTGCATTACCCAGAACTATACGTTCTGAAGGGTGGCTACAAGGAATTTTTCCCCAAATTTAAA CTCTACTGTGAGCCACAGAGTTATCGCCCAATGAATCATGAAGATTTCAAAGAGGATCTCAGGAAATTTCGCTTTAAGAGCAGGACATGGGCAGGTGAACGAAGCAAAAGGGATATGTACAGCCGGCTGAAGAAGTTGT
- the cdc25b gene encoding M-phase inducer phosphatase 2 isoform X2, with translation MAQAMQKLEARVCSNCDTPKRRPSGSPLLKTLSSESDAGLCMDSPSPMDEKAISETFEKAILESGKVVAKKFPIRRINSLPMRLLGSSPALKSSQCNSLDLEVFHEGSGGILTTDKNKENEGFEFKKPAHPVSRNRLCTFSSGNRQDQRPSSAPALMFLPCMGDTSADVSPILLRRSSLTSSVDDEDDGFLEFLDEDIENDADVPSGMTNLLTAPLVARKENSLETMNDETPNKLSCADNFKSPTLCPEMRSILKRVDRPRDEETPVKNKRRRSLAGLTEETSADNVKQHSLLRSKSFCGAEIEKVLQIDDCRHMIGDFTKPYILPTVEGRHQELQYITAEMVVQLVNGKFDEFVERFLLFDCRYPYEYEGGHIKGALNLHMEDEVESFLLKKPIVPVDEAKRVIIIFHCEFSSERAPRMCRFLREKDREVNGTDYPKLHYPELYVLKGGYKEFFPKFKLYCEPQSYRPMNHEDFKEDLRKFRFKSRTWAGERSKRDMYSRLKKL, from the exons ATGGCACAAGCCATGCAGAAGCTGGAAGCGCGTGTGTGCAG CAATTGTGATACACCGAAACGCAGGCCAAGTGGGTCCCCATTACTCAAGACACTCTCATCTGAATCTGATGCAG GGCTTTGTATGGATTCTCCAAGTCCAATGGATGAAAAGGCAATCAGTGAAAC GTTTGAAAAAGCAATATTAGAATCTGGCAAAGTGGTTGCCAA AAAATTCCCCATAAGAAGAATAAACTCCCTCCCG ATGAGACTTCTAGGATCCAGTCCTGCATTGAAGTCAAGCCAGTGTAATTCTCTGGATTTGGAAGTGTTTCATGAAGGAAGTGGTGGTATCCTCACAActgacaaaaacaaagaaaac GAAGGATTTGAGTTCAAAAAGCCAGCTCATCCAGTTTCTCGAAACCgtctctgtaccttctctagtGGGAATAGACAAGATCAGAGACCGAGCTCTGCACCTGCATTAATG tTTTTGCCTTGTATGGGTGATACATCAGCTGATGTTAGTCCAATCCTCCTACGCAGATCATCACTAACATCTTCAGTTGATGATGAAGATGATGGGTTTTTGGAGTTCCTTGATGAAGATATTGAG AATGATGCTGATGTGCCTTCTGGCATGACCAATTTACTGACTGCTCCACTCGTGGCTAGAAAGGAGAACTCACTGGAAACTATGAATGAT GAAACTCCAAATAAATTGTCCTGTGCTGATAACTTCAAATCTCCGACTCTGTGCCCTGAAATGAGGTCCATCCTCAAGCGGGTGGATCGGCCCAGAGATGAAGAGACCCCGGTCAAGAATAAACGGAGGAGAAGTCTTGCTGGCTTAACAGAAGAAACAAGCGCTGACAATGTG AAGCAGCATTCTCTATTGCGGTCCAAATCTTTCTGTGGTGCAGAAATTGAGAAAGTACTCCAAATTGATGATTGCAGACACATGATTGGCGATTTCACAAAG CCATATATATTGCCTACTGTGGAGGGAAGACACCAAGAGTTACAATATATAACGGCAGAGATG GTAGTTCAGTTGGTGAATGGGAAATTTGATGAATTTGTCGAGAGATTCCTGCTTTTTGATTGTCGATATCCATATGAGTATGAAGGGGGACACATTAAA GGTGCCCTTAATTTGCACATGGAGGACGAGGTGGAGAGTTTTCTGCTAAAGAAACCCATTGTTCCAGTTGATGAAGCTAAGAGAGTGATTATAATTTTCCATTGTGAGTTCTCATCTGAGCGAGCCCCAAGAAT GTGCCGTTTCCTGCGTGAAAAAGATCGTGAGGTGAATGGCACAGATTACCCAAAACTGCATTACCCAGAACTATACGTTCTGAAGGGTGGCTACAAGGAATTTTTCCCCAAATTTAAA CTCTACTGTGAGCCACAGAGTTATCGCCCAATGAATCATGAAGATTTCAAAGAGGATCTCAGGAAATTTCGCTTTAAGAGCAGGACATGGGCAGGTGAACGAAGCAAAAGGGATATGTACAGCCGGCTGAAGAAGTTGT
- the cdc25b gene encoding M-phase inducer phosphatase 2 isoform X3, which translates to MDSPSPMDEKAISETFEKAILESGKVVAKKFPIRRINSLPMRLLGSSPALKSSQCNSLDLEVFHEGSGGILTTDKNKENEGFEFKKPAHPVSRNRLCTFSSGNRQDQRPSSAPALMFLPCMGDTSADVSPILLRRSSLTSSVDDEDDGFLEFLDEDIENDADVPSGMTNLLTAPLVARKENSLETMNDETPNKLSCADNFKSPTLCPEMRSILKRVDRPRDEETPVKNKRRRSLAGLTEETSADNVKQHSLLRSKSFCGAEIEKVLQIDDCRHMIGDFTKPYILPTVEGRHQELQYITAEMVVQLVNGKFDEFVERFLLFDCRYPYEYEGGHIKGALNLHMEDEVESFLLKKPIVPVDEAKRVIIIFHCEFSSERAPRMCRFLREKDREVNGTDYPKLHYPELYVLKGGYKEFFPKFKLYCEPQSYRPMNHEDFKEDLRKFRFKSRTWAGERSKRDMYSRLKKL; encoded by the exons ATGGATTCTCCAAGTCCAATGGATGAAAAGGCAATCAGTGAAAC GTTTGAAAAAGCAATATTAGAATCTGGCAAAGTGGTTGCCAA AAAATTCCCCATAAGAAGAATAAACTCCCTCCCG ATGAGACTTCTAGGATCCAGTCCTGCATTGAAGTCAAGCCAGTGTAATTCTCTGGATTTGGAAGTGTTTCATGAAGGAAGTGGTGGTATCCTCACAActgacaaaaacaaagaaaac GAAGGATTTGAGTTCAAAAAGCCAGCTCATCCAGTTTCTCGAAACCgtctctgtaccttctctagtGGGAATAGACAAGATCAGAGACCGAGCTCTGCACCTGCATTAATG tTTTTGCCTTGTATGGGTGATACATCAGCTGATGTTAGTCCAATCCTCCTACGCAGATCATCACTAACATCTTCAGTTGATGATGAAGATGATGGGTTTTTGGAGTTCCTTGATGAAGATATTGAG AATGATGCTGATGTGCCTTCTGGCATGACCAATTTACTGACTGCTCCACTCGTGGCTAGAAAGGAGAACTCACTGGAAACTATGAATGAT GAAACTCCAAATAAATTGTCCTGTGCTGATAACTTCAAATCTCCGACTCTGTGCCCTGAAATGAGGTCCATCCTCAAGCGGGTGGATCGGCCCAGAGATGAAGAGACCCCGGTCAAGAATAAACGGAGGAGAAGTCTTGCTGGCTTAACAGAAGAAACAAGCGCTGACAATGTG AAGCAGCATTCTCTATTGCGGTCCAAATCTTTCTGTGGTGCAGAAATTGAGAAAGTACTCCAAATTGATGATTGCAGACACATGATTGGCGATTTCACAAAG CCATATATATTGCCTACTGTGGAGGGAAGACACCAAGAGTTACAATATATAACGGCAGAGATG GTAGTTCAGTTGGTGAATGGGAAATTTGATGAATTTGTCGAGAGATTCCTGCTTTTTGATTGTCGATATCCATATGAGTATGAAGGGGGACACATTAAA GGTGCCCTTAATTTGCACATGGAGGACGAGGTGGAGAGTTTTCTGCTAAAGAAACCCATTGTTCCAGTTGATGAAGCTAAGAGAGTGATTATAATTTTCCATTGTGAGTTCTCATCTGAGCGAGCCCCAAGAAT GTGCCGTTTCCTGCGTGAAAAAGATCGTGAGGTGAATGGCACAGATTACCCAAAACTGCATTACCCAGAACTATACGTTCTGAAGGGTGGCTACAAGGAATTTTTCCCCAAATTTAAA CTCTACTGTGAGCCACAGAGTTATCGCCCAATGAATCATGAAGATTTCAAAGAGGATCTCAGGAAATTTCGCTTTAAGAGCAGGACATGGGCAGGTGAACGAAGCAAAAGGGATATGTACAGCCGGCTGAAGAAGTTGT